The following are encoded together in the Pedobacter sp. D749 genome:
- a CDS encoding aminopeptidase P family protein, with protein MFEKKVYLQRRAALKSKISSGILLFLGNEESPMNYKDNTYHFRQDSTFLYYFGISEPSLGAIIDLDEDQVILFGDEMGIDDIVWMGRQKTLEEKSLDAGLTKVLPFAQLNTYLKQYQDKNREVHFLPPYRAENKIKLANWLNLPIDQLKEKASLNFIKAVVAQRSVKSVEEVEELDRAAARSADIHLMVMQQAKPGMYERELAAKIQAAALASGGNLAYPVILTVRGEILHNHYHGNQLQEGQLVLNDSGVETALGYAGDLTRTFPVGKKFSAEQKDVYDIVLNAYTHGKNMLAPGVRYLDVHLASCKMLAQGLKDIGLMKGNVDDAVQAGAHAMFFQCGTGHMMGLDVHDMEDLGEQYVGYTDELTKNTSQFGLKSLRLGKALEAGYVLTVEPGVYIIPELIDRWKATNQFGEFINYDKLEQFRNFSGIRVEDDFLVTENGSRMLGKHLALTTDEIESIRSEAY; from the coding sequence ATGTTTGAAAAGAAAGTTTACCTCCAAAGAAGAGCAGCACTAAAATCAAAGATAAGTTCGGGAATATTACTCTTTTTGGGTAATGAAGAAAGTCCGATGAATTATAAAGACAATACCTATCATTTTAGGCAGGATAGTACCTTTTTATATTATTTTGGGATCAGTGAGCCATCTTTAGGCGCTATTATCGACCTGGATGAAGATCAGGTCATTCTTTTTGGCGATGAAATGGGCATTGATGATATTGTGTGGATGGGCAGGCAGAAGACACTTGAAGAAAAAAGTCTGGATGCCGGCCTAACCAAAGTTCTGCCTTTTGCGCAACTAAACACTTATCTTAAACAGTACCAGGATAAAAATCGTGAGGTTCATTTTTTACCTCCCTACCGTGCTGAGAATAAGATTAAATTGGCCAACTGGCTTAACCTGCCAATCGATCAACTTAAAGAAAAAGCTTCGCTAAACTTTATTAAAGCTGTTGTTGCACAACGGTCGGTTAAATCTGTCGAAGAAGTTGAAGAGCTGGATCGTGCTGCAGCAAGATCTGCCGATATTCATTTAATGGTGATGCAGCAGGCAAAACCTGGTATGTACGAACGCGAACTTGCAGCAAAAATTCAAGCTGCTGCGCTAGCTTCGGGTGGTAATCTGGCCTATCCGGTTATTTTAACGGTTCGCGGCGAAATTCTGCATAACCATTACCATGGCAATCAGCTCCAGGAAGGTCAGCTGGTTTTAAACGATTCTGGGGTAGAAACTGCTTTAGGCTATGCCGGCGATCTTACGCGTACTTTTCCTGTAGGCAAAAAGTTTAGTGCTGAGCAAAAAGATGTTTATGATATCGTATTAAATGCTTATACGCATGGCAAAAATATGCTGGCTCCGGGGGTAAGGTACTTAGATGTACATTTGGCTTCGTGTAAAATGCTGGCACAGGGTTTAAAAGATATTGGCCTGATGAAAGGTAATGTAGACGATGCCGTGCAGGCTGGTGCGCATGCTATGTTCTTTCAATGTGGAACAGGGCATATGATGGGCTTAGATGTACACGATATGGAAGATTTAGGTGAGCAGTACGTAGGTTATACAGATGAGCTGACTAAAAACACCAGCCAGTTCGGATTGAAATCGTTAAGGTTGGGCAAAGCGCTGGAAGCGGGTTATGTATTAACTGTAGAACCAGGTGTTTACATTATCCCGGAACTAATAGACCGTTGGAAGGCCACTAACCAGTTTGGCGAATTTATTAACTACGATAAATTGGAGCAGTTTAGAAACTTTAGCGGCATCAGGGTCGAAGACGATTTTCTGGTTACCGAAAACGGAAGCCGGATGTTAGGGAAGCATTTAGCTTTAACTACAGATGAAATTGAATCCATTAGGAGCGAAGCTTATTAG